One window of Triticum dicoccoides isolate Atlit2015 ecotype Zavitan chromosome 5A, WEW_v2.0, whole genome shotgun sequence genomic DNA carries:
- the LOC119302337 gene encoding nucleolar protein 6-like codes for MVSAEYSIDLKLSELLKQARPSATSLRAAGEATDAVGELIKSVPPQQAAPEAASGFVIDLGLAAEKLAFSFRPPEVVRLAGSHAAGAVTRPDVAADLLVRLPKECFHEKDFLNHRYHAKRCLYLCVIEKSLRSSPLIRKVSWSTFQDEARKPVLHVYPEIAELPGFYVRIIPTASSLFDLSKLNLSTRNNVRAYTKDGINQPTPRYNNSILEDMFLEENAEYTGSTFANWKTLQEALVLLKVWARQRTSIYSHDCLNGYLISAILVFLTMDSGGSIINRSMTTRQIFRVAINFFATSKMWSKGLVIQPMKKRTISKEGIAHLLKTFDVAICDVSGHVNLAFRMTKSAFSELQDEAACTLNCLDKCRDGGFEELFMTKVDFGAKFDSCLRINLKGNSKVTALSFCLDDESWRVLEKDVQSLLQQGLTDRTKMIRVLWRSTPSEWNIMDGFSEFGSSPLIVGVMLSLLEKSYRLVDIGPNPENRDEAIKFRKFWGEKAELRRFKDGAIAESTVWETETWERHTIIKRIADYVLTKHLLLQQEDLTHVVDQLDFCLLVGGQDPVSSSGALLEAFDTLAKQLRLLDDVPLKISTVQPLDSAFRHTSVFPPEPHPLAYEKSSQRLPNFAATCVRSLEVMIQLEGSGNWPLDPVAMEKTKSAFLLRIGESLEDRGMFVTASEDEVNVLTSGYSFLLKIFHERGLVVQKQAGDSNIQSAPSEDKELFFRSQHSSMINGLHGIYQAYGPVVRLAKRWTSAHLFSSFISEEAVELVVAYLFLRPFPFHAPSSRVTGFLRFLRLLSSFDWTFSPMIVDINNDFNLKDEKEINENFMLSRRSYEQNPHDIEPAMFLATSYDKSSEAWTKQSPSKSVLKRIASYAKSSAELLTNLIIHGQSGQYTWECLFRTPLSNYDAVILLHKEKLCRPHHVLFPAEIPNGKLVIQGKPSNDFHPYMPLSKSVVRSLHDTRDKLLVNFDPTAYFLRDLKCAFPMTFKLWHDSIGGDAIGLTWESSKKRGRDEDDEAMPDPTSILKEVGDVGKGLVRSVHLLKAPKLE; via the exons ATGGTCTCCGCCGAGTACTCCATCGACCTCAagctctctgagcttctcaagcaaGCGCGGCCGAGCGCTACCTCTCTCCGCGCCGCCGGGGAGGCCACGGACGCCGTCGGGGAGCTCATCAAGAGCGTGCCGCCGCAGCAGGCTGCGCCGGAGGCTGCCTCGGGGTTCGTGATAGACCTGGGCCTCGCGGCCGAGAAGCTAGCGTTTTCCTTCcggccgccggaggtggtgcggctCGCCGGGAGCCACGCGGCCGGCGCGGTCACCAGACCCGACGTCGCCGCTGACCTTCTCGTCCGCTTGCCTAAG GAATGCTTTCATGAAAAGGATTTCTTGAATCACCGGTACCATGCAAAGAGGTGTCTTTACCTCTGCGTCATCGAGAAGAGCTTGAGGTCTTCTCCTTTAATCCGTAAGGTTTCATGGTCTACCTTCCAAGATGAGGCACGAAAGCCTGTCCTCCATGTATATCCAG AAATTGCAGAACTTCCTGGGTTCTATGTCAGGATAATCCCGACGGCAAGCTCTTTATTTGATCTTTCAAAGCTAAATCTGTCAACAAGAAACAATGTCCGTGCATATACAAAAG ATGGCATAAACCAACCGACACCTAGGTATAATAACagcatattggaggatatgtttctGGAGGAAAATGCAGAATATACCGGCAGCACCTTTGCAAATTGGAAAACCTTGCAAGAGGCTTTGGTTTTACTAAAA GTTTGGGCACGTCAAAGAACTTCAATATATTCACATGATTGCCTCAATGGATACTTAATATCTGCCATCCTTGTGTTTCTTACCATGGACTCTGGAGGAAGTATAATTAATAGATCAATGACCACAAGACAAATTTTCCGTGTTGCAATCAATTTTTTTG CAACTTCGAAGATGTGGTCGAAGGGCTTGGTGATTCAGCCAATGAAGAAGCGTACTATCAGCAAAGAG GGCATTGCTCATCTGCTGAAAACATTTGATGTTGCCATATGTGATGTATCTGGCCATGTCAATCTGGCATTTCGGATGACGAAGTCAGCCTTTTCAGAG CTCCAAGATGAGGCAGCTTGCACACTTAATTGCCTTGATAAATGCAGAGATGGTGGATTTGAAGAACTTTTTATGACCAAAGTTGATTTTGGTGCTAAGTTTGATTCATGTTTGAG GATTAACTTGAAGGGGAACTCTAAAGTTACTGCATTAAGCTTCTGCTTGGATGATGAATCATGGCGAGTACTTGAAAAAGATGTTCAGTCCTTGCTGCAACAAGGACTTACAGATAGAACAAAGATGATCCGTGTTCTGTGGAGAAGCACACCTTCTGAATGGAATATAATGGAT GGCTTCTCAGAGTTTGGTAGCAGCCCACTGATTGTCGGTGTAATGCTTAGCTTGTTGGAGAAGAGTTATCGTCTTGTCGATATTGGTCCAAATCCTGAAAATCGTGATGAG GCTATTAAATTTAGGAAATTCTGGGGAGAGAAAGCTGAACTTAGGAGATTTAAAGATGGGGCTATTGCTGAAAGCACAG TGTGGGAAACGGAGACTTGGGAGAGGCATACGATCATCAAAAGAATTGCTGATTATGTGCTTACCAAGCATTTGCTGTTGCAGCAGGAAGATCTCACTCATGTTGTTGATCAGCTTGACTTTTGTCTCTTGGTTGGTGGCCAAG ATCCAGTGTCATCTTCTGGAGCTTTGCTTGAAGCCTTTGATACTTTAGCTAAGCAGTTGCGTCTATTGGATGATGTTCCTCTTAAAATATCTACTGTGCAACCTCTAGACTCAG CCTTTAGGCACACTTCTGTGTTCCCCCCTGAACCTCATCCGTTGGCATATGAAAAGAGTTCTCAGAGGCTGCCCAATTTTGCAGCAACTTGTGTTCGGTCTTTGGAAGTCATGATTCAG CTAGAGGGATCTGGTAACTGGCCCTTGGATCCTGTAGCCATGGAGAAGACAAAGTCTGCATTTCTTTTAAGAATTGGTGAAAG TCTGGAGGATCGAGGAATGTTTGTTACAGCCAGTGAAGACGAGGTCAATGTTCTTACATCTGGATATTCATTtttgctcaaaatatttcatgagagAGGTTTGGTGGTACAAAAGCAAG CTGGAGACAGTAACATACAAAGTGCTCCATCAGAAGATAAGGAGCTCTTTTTTCGTAGTCAGCACTCAAGTATGATCAACGGTCTGCATGGTATTTACCAAGCGTATGGGCCGGTTGTGAG GCTAGCAAAAAGGTGGACTTCCGCACATCTATTCTCTTCATTTATCTCAGAGGAGGCGGTTGAATTGGTGGTTGCCTACCTATTTTTGAGGCCGTTTCCATTCCATGCCCCCTCTTCACGGGTTACTGGGTTCCTTAG GTTCTTGCGGTTGCTATCTAGTTTTGACTGGACCTTTTCACCCATGATTGTGGACATAAATAATGACTTCAACCTGAAGGATGAGAAAGAAATCAAT GAAAACTTTATGCTGAGCAGAAGATCTTATGAACAAAATCCTCATGATATAGAGCCTGCAATGTTTCTGGCTACGTCATATGATAAATCATCTGAAGCGTGGACAAAACAATCACCAAGCAAGTCG GTTCTTAAACGGATAGCTTCTTACGCTAAAAGCAGCGCTGAGCTGTTAACAAATCTTATCATCCATGGTCAATCAGGCCAATATACATGGGAG TGCCTCTTCCGAACACCTTTAAGCAATTATGACGCCGTTATACTCCTCCATAAAGAGAAGCTTTGCCGTCCTCACCATGTTCTTTTTCCTGCTGAGATTCCTAACG GTAAGTTAGTAATCCAGGGCAAACCAAGCAATGATTTCCACCCTTATATGCCACTCAGTAAAAGTGTTGTGAGAAGCTTGCATGACACAAGAGATAAACTTTTGGTGAATTTTGACCCTACCGCATACTTCTTGCGAGACTTGAAG TGTGCATTCCCTATGACCTTCAAATTGTGGCACGATTCGATTGGAGGGGACGCAATTGGTCTTACATGGGAGAGCTCAAAG AAGCGTGGCAGAGATGAGGATGATGAAGCCATGCCGGATCCAACGTCTATACTCAAGGAGGTTGGAGATGTGGGTAAAGGGTTGGTGAGGAGTGTACATCTCCTCAAAGCACCAAAGCTCGAGTGA